The Chitinophaga flava genome has a segment encoding these proteins:
- a CDS encoding HEAT repeat domain-containing protein: MDQNSQRPEQALPGLIRKVLGSPHSEQVIKAQIIQMASRNLHVPEVTTALLEVLPLTKDKETRTQLLQFLAGLNTSRFTDTGALFQALLDVYRQEKDRDTRTALLYRLQESIHQDPRLAAFFVALSGQDSLSEAERIAVQDTLSSLPSISEDTALAALQQNVNAPTVMQLQALDIAEKCPSWSQLLVAGLQPYLDVKNDREVRFRILRRLAGARLLEPAYADVIIPVLRTDPETYARAEALNALSRIKPWKEEIILQLFWSATNDSDESIRSQALRMQSELPERTNEQLIAMAALLGSDRSEGVRATLLQQLKPVMRIPEIRTQVATAFSGHPGVFASHEFDLLTDMLAPYAGRDEQISQLLLQSIQGLPNTSQRQRVLQLLIGKISMEKVLEPVIALFRREHNETLREVLFNQIKALSVARHPQLVDVFCAELTEPGSPFRITCAGILANAAEIYAQIPPALEDVLLYDNDRELVRLCLDGYLRPGVDKKFDILINVVKNELADTLSRQKALDATMKLPLDDSQQEMLADALSGLKPGTLKTS, from the coding sequence ATGGACCAGAACTCCCAACGCCCTGAGCAGGCTTTGCCCGGGCTTATCCGTAAAGTATTGGGCAGCCCGCATTCCGAACAGGTTATTAAAGCACAGATTATTCAGATGGCTTCCCGCAACCTGCATGTGCCTGAAGTGACCACCGCCCTGCTGGAAGTATTGCCCCTGACCAAAGACAAAGAAACCAGAACACAGCTGCTGCAGTTTCTCGCCGGGTTAAACACCTCCCGTTTTACCGATACCGGCGCGCTCTTTCAGGCTTTGCTGGATGTATACCGCCAGGAAAAAGACCGCGATACCCGCACTGCCCTGTTATACCGCCTTCAGGAAAGTATCCACCAGGACCCGCGCCTGGCAGCCTTCTTTGTAGCGTTATCCGGACAGGACTCCCTGAGTGAAGCAGAACGTATAGCCGTTCAGGATACCTTGTCTTCCCTGCCCTCCATCTCAGAAGATACAGCCCTTGCCGCCCTGCAGCAAAACGTGAACGCCCCTACGGTGATGCAGCTGCAGGCCCTCGATATAGCAGAAAAATGCCCTTCCTGGAGTCAGCTGCTGGTCGCCGGTTTACAACCTTACCTCGATGTAAAAAATGACCGCGAAGTACGCTTCCGCATCCTGCGCAGGCTAGCAGGAGCCCGCCTCCTGGAACCGGCATATGCAGACGTCATCATACCCGTGCTGCGCACCGATCCGGAAACATATGCCCGGGCAGAAGCCCTTAACGCCCTCTCCCGGATAAAACCATGGAAAGAAGAAATCATCCTGCAGCTTTTCTGGTCGGCCACCAATGACAGCGATGAAAGTATCCGTAGCCAGGCGCTACGTATGCAATCCGAACTACCCGAACGCACCAACGAACAACTGATCGCCATGGCCGCCCTGCTGGGCTCCGACCGTTCGGAAGGCGTACGTGCTACCCTGTTACAACAGCTCAAACCAGTGATGCGCATCCCGGAAATAAGAACACAGGTAGCAACAGCTTTCTCAGGCCATCCCGGTGTATTTGCCAGCCATGAATTTGATCTGCTCACAGATATGCTGGCTCCCTATGCCGGCCGTGATGAACAGATCAGTCAGCTGCTCCTTCAGAGTATACAGGGACTTCCCAACACCAGCCAGCGCCAGCGGGTATTACAACTGCTGATCGGTAAGATCAGCATGGAAAAAGTGCTGGAGCCTGTGATAGCGCTGTTCCGCCGGGAACACAACGAAACACTGCGGGAAGTACTGTTCAATCAGATCAAAGCCTTGTCTGTAGCGCGTCATCCTCAGCTGGTGGATGTTTTCTGTGCCGAGCTCACAGAACCCGGCTCTCCTTTCCGTATCACCTGCGCCGGCATTCTGGCCAATGCTGCGGAAATATATGCCCAGATACCACCCGCACTGGAGGACGTACTGCTGTACGACAACGACCGCGAACTGGTACGCCTCTGCCTCGACGGCTATCTGCGCCCGGGTGTAGACAAGAAGTTTGATATCCTGATCAACGTTGTCAAAAATGAACTGGCAGACACCCTGTCCAGACAGAAAGCACTGGACGCTACAATGAAACTTCCTTTAGACGATTCACAACAGGAGATGCTGGCTGACGCCCTCTCAGGCCTGAAACCAGGTACTTTAAAAACCTCCTGA
- a CDS encoding histidine kinase dimerization/phospho-acceptor domain-containing protein — translation MLRLRTKLTLGLIFLFAVTLAISMQGIYRIYQLDRDARLILQQNLHSIVYCNNMLQALEKGPVDFDMLQQNLDLQQRNVTEHGEEALTTKVAAQMKQLQTDPRNEALIKSLRLTVMQIAVINQEAIVHKNNAASASASRTILTLSVISLILLSVFLIFIFSFPQIITRPINLLEAGIGQIAARNYNARIDLQPGDEFGELAAGINTMAEKLRTYETSNLEKIRSEKTRIETIINLMKDAIIVFDDKKNILFMNTVAKRICGPVKTSNHPVLDMITRHPANQELKINNGEQTATFIKEVISVSNNNDVIGEVIVLRDMSAIQELAAAKTKFIATASHELKTPIASMQMSLNLLADSRTGPLLPAQQELVNSISEDVERILKISTGILDITDEQLQAI, via the coding sequence ATGCTACGGTTAAGAACAAAGCTGACCCTGGGTCTCATATTCCTGTTTGCCGTGACACTAGCGATCAGTATGCAGGGTATTTACCGTATATACCAGCTGGACCGTGATGCCCGGTTGATTCTCCAACAGAATCTGCATTCCATCGTTTATTGTAACAATATGCTGCAGGCACTGGAAAAAGGGCCCGTAGATTTTGATATGTTGCAGCAGAACCTGGACCTGCAACAGCGCAACGTTACGGAACATGGGGAAGAAGCCCTCACCACCAAGGTGGCAGCACAGATGAAACAGCTGCAGACAGATCCCCGGAATGAAGCCCTGATCAAGTCATTGCGGCTAACGGTCATGCAGATAGCGGTGATCAACCAGGAAGCCATTGTCCATAAAAACAATGCGGCTTCCGCCTCGGCTTCCAGAACGATTCTGACTTTATCTGTCATTAGCCTCATCCTGCTCAGCGTTTTCCTCATCTTTATTTTCAGCTTTCCGCAGATCATCACCCGTCCTATCAATCTGCTGGAAGCCGGTATCGGGCAGATCGCAGCCAGAAATTACAATGCGCGTATAGATCTGCAACCCGGTGATGAATTCGGGGAACTGGCAGCTGGAATCAATACGATGGCAGAGAAACTGCGCACCTATGAAACCAGCAACCTCGAAAAAATACGCTCCGAAAAAACAAGGATAGAAACCATCATCAACCTGATGAAGGATGCTATTATCGTATTCGATGATAAAAAAAATATCCTGTTTATGAACACGGTGGCCAAACGTATATGCGGCCCCGTTAAAACATCGAACCATCCGGTGCTGGACATGATCACCAGACATCCTGCCAATCAGGAGCTGAAAATCAACAATGGCGAACAAACGGCGACCTTCATCAAAGAGGTGATCAGTGTAAGCAATAATAATGATGTGATCGGTGAAGTGATTGTGCTGCGCGATATGAGTGCCATACAGGAACTGGCTGCCGCCAAAACAAAATTTATAGCAACGGCTTCCCATGAGCTGAAAACACCCATCGCTTCCATGCAGATGAGTCTTAATCTGCTCGCTGACAGCCGGACAGGCCCACTGCTGCCCGCGCAGCAGGAACTGGTGAACAGCATCAGTGAAGACGTGGAAAGGATATTGAAGATCAGCACAGGTATATTGGATATTACCGATGAACAGTTACAGGCTATCTGA
- a CDS encoding HEAT repeat domain-containing protein — protein sequence MDLSNTITAIRARRNAGSEQALLMLDMVPFSDTDNKYSLLSSAAHYLNDPAIISRWISLIADETDTQLKADMLQRLVANGLQQIPDKEGFITLLSASLQQDESRDIILPLLGRLSLAHPAARRQLIDFYRQQDNADVQRQILSWLLIPAHISDEDLAFYLDILYTIDTTDKLVLLNRLLLRDKLEPAVLVQQLQPATPDVIKEMVLRYCVDRSIVPEEALCTLIQSDKNASLRKWSIQLLAVHGIGHTKVTAILLQALREDPDPAVRQAAMQVFAYSLTLTPDNIAYLGNCLLTEKNIQVAQQLLYLLAPYTSRNETLSDTLWQLLDQDIQTTVAISIYDILGKQVAEKIALLDKFMAAYEKEQHDDCKAVILKAITSAMNTGEAWNRFYLRALEAPSTAIRSWAVQGLLLVPLTPDNTTAIAAAAPALLQQDLPYQQRLLLARKISCIPQLPQAAVEVFSRLADHETAQDLLHICTQVQEKAIAHNGAAQINWEQWLHKADVTHDLNGIFPHIWLFYNDNPEMAGKVLLAALHPANSNVLYQEGVSDVEILRFLSVKAGINEHLSRYAMNQLLHTDLGNESKFKWYLLILKSNPSAEILREGLWQLLEKRGRYINMIQLDELLHMVWHDQLEAVFTQRMLQQTTAEGILPFLQYLSANNTWEPVPKLLTAAAKLPGMLADNIFKDQLSTACRNCGVDMEALQRSVAPAPNPAAEGPGFAD from the coding sequence ATGGACCTCAGTAATACTATTACAGCCATCAGAGCAAGGAGAAATGCCGGCAGCGAACAGGCGCTCCTGATGCTCGACATGGTGCCATTCTCCGATACAGACAATAAATACTCCCTGCTATCATCGGCAGCCCACTATCTCAATGATCCGGCCATCATCTCCCGCTGGATCAGCCTTATCGCTGATGAAACAGACACACAGCTGAAAGCCGATATGCTGCAACGTCTTGTTGCCAACGGCTTACAGCAGATACCCGACAAGGAAGGCTTCATCACCCTCCTGTCGGCATCCCTTCAACAGGATGAATCCCGCGATATCATCCTACCCTTACTGGGCAGGCTTTCACTGGCCCATCCTGCTGCACGCCGCCAGCTGATTGACTTTTACCGGCAACAGGATAATGCAGATGTACAACGCCAAATACTCTCCTGGCTGCTCATACCCGCCCATATCAGTGATGAGGACCTGGCCTTCTATCTCGATATCCTGTATACGATAGATACTACCGACAAGCTGGTTCTGCTCAACCGTCTCCTGCTGCGCGACAAGCTGGAACCCGCAGTACTGGTGCAACAGCTGCAACCGGCTACACCCGACGTGATCAAGGAAATGGTACTGCGCTATTGTGTAGACCGCTCCATCGTTCCTGAAGAAGCCCTGTGTACCCTCATCCAATCCGATAAAAACGCATCGCTCCGCAAATGGAGCATACAGCTGCTGGCAGTACACGGTATCGGCCATACGAAGGTGACAGCCATCCTGCTGCAAGCACTCCGGGAAGATCCCGATCCTGCCGTAAGACAGGCCGCCATGCAGGTATTTGCGTATAGTCTCACGCTTACCCCTGATAATATCGCCTACCTGGGTAACTGCCTGCTCACGGAAAAAAATATACAGGTAGCACAGCAACTACTCTACCTGCTGGCACCCTACACCAGCCGCAACGAAACATTGTCTGATACACTCTGGCAACTGCTGGACCAGGACATTCAGACAACAGTCGCCATAAGCATCTATGACATACTCGGCAAACAGGTCGCTGAAAAAATCGCCCTGCTCGACAAATTTATGGCCGCCTATGAAAAAGAACAGCACGACGACTGCAAAGCCGTGATCCTGAAAGCCATCACCAGCGCCATGAACACCGGCGAAGCATGGAACCGTTTTTACCTCCGTGCCCTGGAAGCTCCTTCTACCGCCATCCGGTCCTGGGCTGTACAAGGTTTATTGCTGGTACCGTTGACACCAGACAATACCACGGCTATCGCAGCAGCAGCTCCTGCACTACTGCAACAGGACCTTCCCTATCAGCAACGCCTGCTGCTCGCACGGAAAATCAGCTGTATCCCGCAACTGCCACAGGCAGCCGTGGAAGTCTTCAGCCGGCTCGCAGACCATGAAACAGCCCAGGACCTGCTGCACATCTGCACGCAGGTACAGGAGAAAGCCATTGCCCACAACGGCGCGGCTCAGATCAACTGGGAACAATGGCTGCATAAAGCCGACGTAACCCACGACCTGAATGGTATCTTCCCGCATATATGGCTCTTCTATAATGATAATCCTGAAATGGCCGGCAAAGTATTGTTGGCAGCCCTCCACCCTGCCAACAGCAATGTACTGTACCAGGAAGGTGTTTCCGATGTGGAGATACTCCGTTTCCTTTCTGTGAAAGCAGGCATCAACGAACACCTGAGTCGCTATGCCATGAACCAGCTCCTTCATACAGACCTGGGCAATGAATCCAAATTCAAATGGTACCTGCTGATACTGAAGAGCAACCCTTCTGCTGAGATTCTCCGGGAAGGGCTATGGCAGCTGCTGGAAAAGAGAGGTCGTTATATCAATATGATACAGCTGGATGAATTATTGCACATGGTATGGCATGACCAGCTGGAAGCAGTATTTACACAACGGATGCTGCAACAGACCACTGCCGAAGGTATACTTCCCTTCCTGCAATATCTCTCTGCCAACAATACCTGGGAACCGGTGCCAAAGCTGTTGACAGCCGCAGCTAAATTGCCAGGCATGTTAGCAGATAACATATTCAAAGATCAGCTTAGTACGGCCTGCCGCAACTGCGGTGTAGACATGGAAGCGCTGCAACGCAGCGTAGCCCCGGCTCCCAACCCGGCAGCTGAAGGTCCTGGTTTTGCCGATTAG